A portion of the Vreelandella subglaciescola genome contains these proteins:
- the tmpA gene encoding 2-trimethylaminoethylphosphonate dioxygenase, which produces MTHVKTAADNHRLVVDYQDQPRELTALWLREHSPAPDTLDPRTGQRLIEAAALPLDLRIEQADADGKRLWVHFSDGHQAEFDLDALLKTSSEKAEKPLWDASLEQTPQADFHAALEDDGALLEMLEGLHRYGFVLVSNVPTTEDGMQALIERVGPLRRTNWGGIADVKSVANAYDLTMTQRGLEPHTDNPYRDPIPGYIWLHCLTNAADGGDNTLVDGYRAAEVLRERNPDAFDALTRVWPTFRYQDDTTHLESEGPLIELNSRGETVRVRYSNRTERVPALPADELEAYYAARREFYQLITGDELTLHLKLNPGQMLIMDNYRLFHGRRAYELAGGVRHMRQGYVDRDSTASRRLVLRRQLAHSDSEEVA; this is translated from the coding sequence ATGACTCACGTCAAAACCGCCGCCGACAACCACCGCCTGGTCGTTGACTATCAGGATCAGCCCCGGGAGCTCACGGCTCTCTGGCTGCGCGAACACAGCCCCGCGCCCGACACCCTGGACCCGCGTACCGGCCAGCGCCTGATCGAGGCCGCCGCCCTGCCGCTGGATCTGCGCATCGAGCAGGCCGACGCCGACGGCAAGCGATTGTGGGTACACTTCAGCGACGGCCATCAGGCCGAGTTCGACCTCGACGCGCTGCTCAAGACGTCATCGGAAAAAGCGGAAAAGCCGCTCTGGGATGCCAGCCTCGAGCAAACGCCCCAGGCGGATTTCCATGCTGCCCTGGAGGACGACGGCGCGCTGCTCGAGATGCTCGAAGGGCTGCACCGCTACGGCTTCGTGCTGGTCTCCAACGTTCCCACCACCGAGGACGGCATGCAGGCGCTGATCGAGCGCGTCGGCCCGCTGCGCCGCACCAACTGGGGCGGCATTGCCGACGTCAAGTCGGTGGCCAACGCCTACGACCTGACCATGACCCAGCGCGGCCTGGAGCCGCATACCGACAACCCCTATCGCGACCCGATACCCGGCTACATCTGGCTACACTGCCTGACCAACGCCGCCGACGGCGGCGACAACACCCTGGTCGACGGCTATCGCGCCGCCGAGGTGCTGCGCGAACGCAACCCGGACGCCTTTGACGCCCTGACCCGGGTCTGGCCCACCTTCCGCTACCAGGACGACACCACCCACCTGGAAAGCGAAGGCCCGTTGATCGAGCTCAACAGCCGGGGCGAAACGGTCCGGGTGCGCTACTCCAACCGCACCGAGCGGGTGCCGGCCCTGCCCGCTGACGAGCTCGAGGCCTACTACGCCGCGCGGCGAGAGTTTTACCAGCTGATCACCGGCGATGAGCTGACTCTGCACCTCAAGCTCAACCCCGGACAGATGCTGATCATGGACAACTACCGCTTGTTCCACGGCCGGCGCGCCTACGAGCTGGCCGGCGGCGTTCGCCACATGCGCCAGGGCTACGTGGATCGCGACAGCACCGCCAGCCGCCGTCTGGTGCTGCGCCGCCAGCTAGCCCATTCCGACAGCGAGGAGGTTGCATGA
- a CDS encoding HD domain-containing protein: MNQAQNQARFRHFGEASHDEWALIDDHFRDYVADAPQRVLAHLHRLSGDTHGYPVDRYEHSLQTATRALRDGADEEMVVCALLHDIGDDLAPANHAEIAAGILEPFIDPLNAWMIRHHELFQGYHYRHFFGLDPHAREQFRDHPAYARTVRFCDDWDQASFDPDYDTLPLEHFVPMVERVLSRDPFGGLPAVSEKKEAP, from the coding sequence ATGAACCAGGCACAGAATCAGGCACGGTTCCGCCACTTTGGCGAAGCCAGCCACGACGAGTGGGCACTGATCGACGACCATTTTCGCGACTACGTCGCCGATGCCCCGCAGCGGGTGCTCGCGCACCTGCACCGCCTCTCCGGCGACACCCACGGCTACCCCGTGGATCGCTACGAGCACAGCCTGCAGACCGCCACCCGCGCGCTGCGCGACGGCGCCGACGAGGAAATGGTGGTCTGCGCCCTGCTGCACGACATCGGCGACGACCTGGCCCCGGCCAATCACGCCGAGATCGCCGCCGGTATCCTCGAGCCCTTCATCGATCCGCTCAATGCCTGGATGATCCGCCATCACGAGCTCTTCCAGGGCTACCATTATCGCCACTTTTTCGGCCTCGATCCCCACGCCCGGGAGCAGTTCCGCGACCATCCCGCCTATGCGCGCACGGTGCGCTTCTGCGACGACTGGGATCAGGCCAGCTTCGACCCCGACTACGACACTCTGCCCCTTGAACACTTCGTGCCGATGGTCGAGCGCGTTCTGAGCCGCGACCCCTTTGGCGGCCTGCCGGCGGTCAGCGAGAAAAAGGAAGCCCCATGA